The sequence TAAATATTTAAATTTAGAAGAAAGTATATTAGAAAAATACCCTTTTGAATTAAGTGGTGGTCAAAAACAAAGAGTTGTAATAGCTATATGTTTGATGATGGAACCTAAGTTATTAATATGTGATGAAATAACAACTGGACTAGATAATATAAATGAATATGAAATATTAAAGTTAATAACGAGTTTAAATATTTCTGTGCTGTTGATAACTCATAATATTTATGCAGTAAAAAAATTAAGTAATAGAATTTTACTTTTAAATAAAGGAAAAATTTTACAAGTTGATAATATTGAAGAATTAAAAAAATATAATGACATAGAATATATAAATGCAATGAATAGGGTGTTTTTAAATGAAAATTATTAAGTTTTCTAATGTATATAAGAAATTTGAGTCTAAATATGCATTAAAAGGTATAGATTTAGAAATAAAAAAGAATAGTATAGTAGCTATAATAGGTGAAAGTGGAAGTGGTAAGAGTACCATAGGAAAAATAATATCTGGATTAATTTTACCAACTAAAGGTGAAGTAGAAATAAGTGGAAAAAGTTCAATGATATATCAAGAATATACAACATCTATTAATCCTAAATTTTCAGTTTTAGAAGTTTTAGAAGAAGTATATAGAATTAAAAAATGCAGTATAGATATGGAAAAGATTCATGAAATACTAAAATTTGTTTCACTTAATGAAATTAATTTAAATATGAATTCCATGCTTTTATCTGGTGGTGAAAAACAAAGGTTAGTTATAGCAAGAGCTATAATATATAATCCAGATATATTTGTTTTCG is a genomic window of Streptobacillus felis containing:
- a CDS encoding ATP-binding cassette domain-containing protein; this translates as MKIVEINNLIIKSLEKNIVDNISFYINSGEVLSLIGSSGSGKSQIAKTIKGISKLIINGEIKLNNIDKNEIGYIFQDFSLSLNPVLKIKNQLIEAVIYHKKMKRNLAIEKAKNIFKYLNLEESILEKYPFELSGGQKQRVVIAICLMMEPKLLICDEITTGLDNINEYEILKLITSLNISVLLITHNIYAVKKLSNRILLLNKGKILQVDNIEELKKYNDIEYINAMNRVFLNENY
- a CDS encoding ABC transporter ATP-binding protein, whose protein sequence is MKIIKFSNVYKKFESKYALKGIDLEIKKNSIVAIIGESGSGKSTIGKIISGLILPTKGEVEISGKSSMIYQEYTTSINPKFSVLEVLEEVYRIKKCSIDMEKIHEILKFVSLNEINLNMNSMLLSGGEKQRLVIARAIIYNPDIFVFDEAISSLDIHLQLQIIDIIKGINKEFGKTIIFITHNIELLKNLTEDIIVLQKGKIVERGNILKESKNEYTKKLLNIWR